Proteins encoded within one genomic window of Methanosarcina barkeri str. Wiesmoor:
- the cdhB gene encoding CO dehydrogenase/acetyl-CoA synthase complex subunit epsilon translates to MVDTTKNTKLFTSYGVTSSKAVNPDMVAKIISKAKRPLLVVGSGVLKPELLDRAVKIAQKANIPIAATGHSHIGFLDKAVDAKYINLHQLGFYLTDPNWPGLDGKGNYDTIILLEFKKYYINQVLSGTKNFSKVKAISIGRDYIQNATMSFGNISREDHYAALDELINAL, encoded by the coding sequence ATGGTTGACACAACAAAGAACACCAAACTCTTTACCAGCTACGGGGTAACCTCCTCCAAGGCAGTCAACCCTGACATGGTAGCCAAGATTATCTCCAAGGCAAAGAGACCTCTTCTTGTGGTCGGATCTGGAGTCCTTAAGCCCGAACTCCTGGACCGTGCAGTCAAGATTGCACAAAAAGCAAACATTCCAATCGCTGCCACGGGTCACTCTCACATAGGGTTCTTGGACAAGGCCGTAGACGCCAAGTACATCAATCTGCACCAGCTTGGATTCTACTTAACCGATCCCAACTGGCCCGGTCTTGACGGAAAGGGTAACTACGACACAATTATTTTACTGGAATTTAAGAAGTACTACATTAACCAGGTACTGTCCGGAACTAAGAACTTCTCCAAGGTAAAAGCAATTTCAATCGGCAGAGACTACATTCAGAACGCAACTATGTCCTTCGGGAACATCAGCCGGGAAGACCACTACGCTGCTCTGGATGAACTTATTAACGCATTATAA
- the acsC gene encoding acetyl-CoA decarbonylase/synthase complex subunit gamma has protein sequence MKINSPLEAYKYLPQTNCGECGEATCMAFASKLIDRSGKTADCSPLMKEKKFAKKLAELDRLLAPEIREIEIGVGDRAVKIGGDDVLYRHKLTFFNKTKMFFDVTDTMEEAALVERVKNIANFRKFYVGRNLLLDGVAIRSVSNDPAKFAAAVKKVAEVGMPMIFCSFNPAVLKAGLEAAKDANPLLYAANKDNWKEVGELALEYNVPVVVSAINDLDGLKTLAKTFAEAGIKDIVLDPGTYPTGKSMKESFTNFLKIRRAGIMGDTEIAYPIMALPFTAWMAGISDPVSASYWETAMAAVFTIRYGDIMILHSMEPYATLPEVHLAETIYTDPRTPVAVDSKMYKVGNPTADSPVLFTTNFALTYYTVESDLSSNDIDCYLLAVDTDGIGVEASVAGGQLTADKVKDAFDKSGFDLKKDVTHNSVIIPGLAARLQGDLEDKLGANILVGPMDSGRLPGFMEKNWPPKK, from the coding sequence ATGAAGATAAACAGCCCATTAGAAGCTTACAAATACCTCCCGCAGACCAACTGTGGAGAATGTGGTGAAGCAACCTGTATGGCATTTGCTTCCAAGCTGATAGACAGGTCCGGAAAGACAGCAGACTGCTCACCTTTGATGAAAGAGAAGAAGTTTGCAAAGAAGCTTGCAGAACTTGACAGGCTCCTTGCACCTGAGATTCGTGAAATTGAAATCGGAGTGGGTGACAGAGCAGTCAAGATCGGTGGTGACGATGTTCTTTACCGTCACAAATTGACCTTCTTCAACAAAACGAAGATGTTCTTCGATGTTACTGACACAATGGAAGAAGCTGCCCTTGTTGAAAGAGTAAAGAATATTGCTAACTTCCGTAAGTTCTATGTCGGTCGCAACCTGCTCCTTGACGGTGTGGCAATCAGGTCCGTATCAAACGATCCTGCAAAGTTCGCAGCCGCTGTTAAGAAAGTTGCAGAAGTTGGCATGCCAATGATCTTCTGTTCCTTTAACCCTGCAGTTCTTAAAGCAGGACTTGAAGCCGCAAAGGATGCAAACCCACTGCTCTACGCTGCAAACAAGGACAATTGGAAGGAAGTAGGCGAACTAGCCCTTGAATACAATGTGCCTGTCGTTGTTTCAGCTATAAATGACCTTGATGGCCTTAAGACTCTTGCAAAAACCTTTGCAGAGGCAGGTATTAAGGACATTGTCCTTGACCCCGGAACTTATCCAACTGGTAAAAGCATGAAGGAATCCTTTACCAACTTCCTGAAGATCAGGAGAGCAGGTATTATGGGAGATACCGAGATCGCATATCCGATCATGGCTCTGCCGTTTACTGCCTGGATGGCTGGAATTTCCGACCCTGTCAGCGCCTCATACTGGGAAACTGCAATGGCTGCCGTATTTACTATCAGGTACGGTGACATTATGATTCTCCACAGTATGGAGCCATATGCCACGCTGCCTGAAGTCCACCTGGCCGAGACAATCTACACTGACCCAAGGACTCCTGTAGCTGTGGACTCAAAGATGTACAAGGTAGGAAACCCAACAGCGGACTCACCTGTGCTCTTCACCACAAACTTCGCTCTGACTTACTATACAGTAGAGAGCGACCTTTCCTCAAACGACATCGACTGCTATCTGCTTGCAGTTGACACCGATGGTATTGGTGTGGAAGCCTCTGTTGCCGGTGGGCAGCTGACTGCTGACAAAGTAAAGGATGCCTTTGATAAATCAGGCTTTGACCTTAAGAAGGATGTTACCCATAACAGTGTAATCATTCCTGGTCTGGCTGCACGTCTACAGGGCGACCTTGAGGACAAACTGGGCGCAAATATTCTTGTGGGCCCAATGGACTCCGGAAGGCTGCCTGGCTTTATGGAGAAGAACTGGCCTCCAAAGAAATAA
- the fumC gene encoding class II fumarate hydratase — translation MPIDVDTQRKNAEQVPSILDLPVGTGATGKRKESDSLGEVEVPADHYWGAQTQRSLIHFSIGDDYMPKEVYYAYGYVKKASALVNEAAGIIPPWKAELIARVADEVIAGKLDSEFPLYVWQTGSGTQSNMNVNEVISNRAIQLVGGSLGSKYPVHPNDDVNMSQSSNDTFPTAMHIATVLEFSNRLIPAATALEESIWAKAREWVDIIKIGRTHLQDATPLTVGQEWSGYATQLNDALAFVKQSLQGLYRLAIGGTAVGTGINTPPDFGEKVAGEISRLTGHPFVTAPNKFAAQGSLDAMVNSSAALRALAVALMKIANDLRWLGSGPRSGIHELILPSNEPGSAIMPGKVNPTQEEAMLMVCIQVIGEDNAVAFAGLQGNFELNAMCPIIINNVLHSARILGDACVKFCEYGIKEIMLDRSRIDKFVDDSLMLVTALSPVIGYDKASAITQRALDENTTLREAAVKGGFISAKDFDRIVDPKKMVGNPRHDLKLASE, via the coding sequence TTGCCGATTGACGTGGATACACAACGAAAAAATGCCGAACAAGTGCCTTCAATCCTCGACCTGCCTGTCGGCACTGGAGCTACTGGCAAGCGAAAAGAAAGCGATTCTTTAGGGGAAGTTGAGGTTCCAGCCGACCATTACTGGGGGGCTCAGACCCAGAGGTCTCTGATTCACTTCTCCATCGGTGACGACTACATGCCAAAGGAGGTCTATTACGCTTATGGGTATGTGAAAAAGGCATCTGCTCTGGTCAACGAAGCCGCCGGAATAATACCGCCGTGGAAAGCTGAATTGATAGCAAGAGTTGCAGATGAAGTTATTGCAGGTAAACTCGACAGCGAATTCCCGCTCTATGTCTGGCAGACTGGCTCAGGCACTCAGTCGAATATGAACGTGAATGAAGTCATCAGCAATCGCGCCATCCAGCTCGTGGGTGGAAGCCTCGGCAGCAAGTACCCTGTCCATCCTAATGACGATGTTAATATGAGTCAGTCGTCTAACGACACCTTTCCCACGGCCATGCACATTGCAACTGTGCTCGAATTCAGCAACCGCCTCATTCCCGCAGCTACCGCTCTTGAAGAGTCAATATGGGCTAAAGCACGGGAATGGGTGGATATCATCAAGATCGGTCGAACACATCTTCAGGACGCAACACCACTTACAGTGGGTCAGGAGTGGTCTGGCTATGCCACACAACTCAATGACGCGCTGGCGTTTGTTAAACAATCTCTCCAGGGATTATATCGGTTGGCCATCGGAGGCACTGCGGTAGGAACTGGCATCAATACCCCACCAGACTTCGGTGAAAAGGTTGCAGGTGAGATTTCCAGGCTCACAGGTCATCCATTCGTTACAGCTCCAAATAAATTCGCAGCTCAGGGCTCCCTTGATGCAATGGTAAACTCAAGCGCAGCCTTGCGTGCATTAGCAGTAGCACTGATGAAGATCGCAAATGACCTGCGATGGCTTGGTTCGGGACCGAGGTCGGGGATCCACGAGCTTATCCTCCCCAGTAACGAGCCTGGCAGCGCGATCATGCCTGGGAAAGTCAATCCGACTCAGGAGGAAGCCATGCTAATGGTTTGCATCCAGGTAATTGGTGAAGACAATGCCGTCGCATTTGCCGGGTTACAGGGAAACTTCGAGCTTAACGCAATGTGCCCGATAATCATAAATAATGTCTTACATTCTGCACGTATTCTCGGTGATGCTTGCGTAAAGTTCTGTGAGTACGGAATCAAGGAAATCATGCTCGACCGGAGTCGTATAGACAAATTTGTGGACGACTCCCTCATGTTAGTGACAGCACTTAGCCCTGTTATAGGCTACGACAAGGCTTCCGCAATTACCCAGCGAGCACTGGACGAGAATACTACACTGAGGGAAGCTGCAGTGAAAGGAGGTTTCATCAGCGCGAAGGATTTTGACAGAATTGTGGATCCAAAGAAGATGGTAGGGAATCCGCGACACGACCTGAAGCTGGCTTCAGAGTAG
- a CDS encoding AAA family ATPase has protein sequence MTRVIAITGKGGTGKTAVAALLIRYLSKKGKFLLAVDADADANLPETLGCESVKTIGDAKEFLQAEITKPRPDNPDMNKEAILKSKIYEIIEEMSGYDLLVMGRPEGSGCYCYVNNLLRGIMDQLITNYDMVVIDAEAGLEHFSRKIIRDIDDLIVVTDASRRGFRTAERIRELVNELDSNVERIHVIANKVTDANRNKIEELAGDLKFSLLGMIPLDSKIEELDIRGVPLTELPDDSAAVIEIEKITKKLGF, from the coding sequence GTGACTAGAGTAATTGCAATAACGGGAAAAGGTGGGACTGGTAAAACAGCGGTAGCGGCTCTTCTTATCCGCTACCTTTCCAAAAAAGGAAAATTTCTACTGGCAGTTGATGCCGACGCAGATGCCAACCTGCCTGAAACCCTTGGCTGTGAGTCAGTTAAAACAATCGGGGATGCAAAAGAATTCTTACAAGCCGAAATCACCAAACCAAGGCCGGACAACCCCGATATGAATAAGGAAGCTATACTTAAAAGCAAGATATATGAGATTATCGAAGAAATGTCTGGTTATGATCTTCTGGTTATGGGTAGACCCGAAGGCTCAGGTTGTTACTGCTATGTAAACAACTTGCTCAGAGGCATCATGGATCAACTAATCACAAATTATGATATGGTTGTAATTGATGCGGAGGCAGGGCTTGAGCATTTCAGCAGGAAGATTATCCGGGATATTGATGATCTCATTGTTGTAACTGATGCTTCTCGAAGGGGATTCCGGACTGCAGAGAGAATTCGTGAACTTGTAAATGAACTGGACTCAAATGTTGAAAGGATTCATGTTATTGCAAACAAAGTTACAGATGCTAACCGCAATAAGATCGAAGAACTTGCCGGAGACCTGAAATTCAGTCTTCTAGGAATGATTCCCCTTGACTCAAAAATAGAGGAACTCGATATACGAGGGGTTCCACTAACCGAACTTCCAGATGATTCGGCTGCGGTCATTGAAATCGAAAAAATTACAAAGAAGCTGGGGTTCTGA
- a CDS encoding class I SAM-dependent methyltransferase — protein MSEYYWDTKLDYLKTSRFLYFNDDYLEFLIYKVWGFTNPIKIIDFGCGLGYLGLKFLPLLPKGSTYIGIDKGEKLIEEAKEIFSKLPYDTEFIVSDVEQVQLWEMKYDVAICQALLLHLPNPKEVLLKMINCVKNNGKIICIEPHWNSCMANFYIDELEEFKSINLGLLQKLYRMDKNRTGKDGNIGIKLPVYMRELGLKNVSSRISDCVRYLNPDLCLEDRELLYNLLCNEGFGSVCNNLDNAVKGLVNRGLTIEEAQEQVESENYISRCFREKGLEYNTIFAPTMIISYPTMIISYGTKE, from the coding sequence ATGAGTGAGTATTATTGGGATACAAAACTTGATTATTTAAAAACAAGTAGGTTCTTATATTTTAATGATGACTATCTAGAATTTCTGATTTACAAAGTATGGGGCTTTACTAATCCAATCAAAATCATTGATTTTGGTTGCGGTTTAGGTTATTTGGGTTTAAAGTTTTTACCGCTACTTCCAAAAGGGTCAACATACATTGGAATTGATAAGGGAGAGAAATTAATTGAAGAAGCAAAAGAAATATTTTCAAAGTTACCTTATGATACTGAGTTTATTGTAAGTGATGTAGAGCAGGTTCAGTTATGGGAAATGAAATATGATGTTGCTATTTGCCAAGCGTTACTGTTGCATTTACCTAACCCTAAGGAAGTACTATTAAAAATGATTAATTGTGTAAAAAATAATGGGAAAATTATTTGCATTGAACCCCATTGGAACTCATGTATGGCTAATTTCTATATTGATGAGCTGGAAGAGTTTAAGTCCATAAACTTAGGATTACTTCAAAAACTTTATAGAATGGATAAAAATAGAACTGGTAAAGATGGTAATATTGGGATTAAGCTACCTGTTTATATGAGGGAGTTAGGATTAAAAAATGTAAGTAGCCGGATTAGCGATTGCGTGAGATACCTAAATCCTGATCTGTGCCTTGAAGATAGGGAGTTACTATATAATTTACTGTGTAATGAAGGATTTGGCAGCGTTTGTAACAATTTAGACAACGCTGTAAAAGGTTTAGTAAATAGAGGACTGACTATTGAAGAAGCGCAAGAACAGGTAGAGTCAGAGAACTACATAAGCAGGTGCTTTAGAGAAAAAGGGCTTGAATATAACACTATATTTGCGCCAACGATGATAATTTCATATCCAACGATGATAATTTCATATGGAACAAAGGAATAA
- a CDS encoding acetolactate synthase large subunit codes for MEILRHQHEAETAHRGASSEDKSQNTKEKIMPEDITLTTAQLIVQCLENEGVEYIFGLPGEENIRFVDAVKDSTIRFIVVRHEQGASFMADIYGRVTGKAGVCISTLGPGAINLLLGTADAFTDSTPLVAISAQVGLNRIYKETHQVVDLLSMFKPITKWAGMIVGSAAIPEMVREAFEKAKTERPGAVYLCVPEDVEAISGLTGLRPLSQSYEADSMPGPSQIAYASHVLQAATKPIILAGHGAVRDHAGDALVRFSERLRIPVATTFMGKGIFPDNHPNSLGTMGFMKHDYVNFGFDEADVIVCVGYDLQEFDPVRMNPNADKKILHLHRYPAEIDTHYPVTVSVEGNISDALDKLAAIVTPKEGLDAADRKIRNLLKEELEDGAHADAYPVKPQRLVSDIRAAMGDSDIALVDTGSLKMWMARLYPTNQPNTCVISNGLSTMAFAVPGAIGAKLAYPDRKVLAVTGDGSFLMNSQELETAIREHIPFVVLIWVDGAYGLIKWKMDLELGHHSFVDFGNPDFVKYAESFGAKGYFIEAAADLLPTLKKALAEDVVSVVVCPVDYSENIKLTNKLGQLMQPI; via the coding sequence ATGGAAATTCTTAGACATCAACATGAAGCCGAGACCGCCCACAGAGGCGCCAGCTCGGAGGACAAGAGTCAGAACACAAAGGAGAAGATCATGCCAGAAGACATCACTCTCACCACAGCTCAGCTCATTGTCCAGTGCCTCGAGAACGAGGGCGTAGAGTATATTTTTGGGCTACCCGGCGAGGAAAACATCAGGTTCGTCGACGCCGTGAAGGACTCAACTATTCGCTTCATAGTGGTGCGTCATGAGCAGGGCGCGTCTTTCATGGCCGATATCTATGGCCGCGTCACGGGCAAAGCGGGGGTGTGTATATCCACGCTGGGACCGGGTGCAATCAATCTGCTTCTGGGAACCGCCGATGCCTTCACAGACAGCACTCCCTTAGTGGCAATCAGCGCCCAAGTCGGCCTCAACCGCATCTATAAGGAAACACATCAGGTTGTAGATCTGCTAAGCATGTTCAAACCGATTACTAAATGGGCTGGAATGATTGTCGGTTCCGCTGCCATACCCGAAATGGTGCGAGAAGCGTTCGAGAAAGCAAAAACTGAGCGGCCAGGCGCCGTTTATCTGTGCGTTCCTGAGGATGTAGAGGCAATTTCGGGCCTCACCGGCTTGCGTCCTCTTTCTCAGTCCTACGAAGCAGACAGTATGCCAGGCCCCTCACAGATTGCGTACGCTTCGCACGTCCTGCAAGCGGCGACCAAACCAATTATCCTCGCAGGCCACGGCGCAGTGCGAGACCACGCTGGGGACGCACTTGTCCGATTCTCCGAACGCCTTCGGATTCCGGTCGCAACTACGTTTATGGGCAAGGGTATTTTCCCTGATAACCATCCTAACTCCCTGGGTACCATGGGTTTCATGAAACACGACTACGTGAACTTCGGATTTGATGAAGCGGACGTGATAGTTTGCGTCGGCTACGACCTCCAGGAGTTCGATCCCGTCCGCATGAACCCAAATGCCGACAAGAAAATTCTGCATCTGCATCGATATCCGGCTGAGATCGACACTCACTATCCTGTCACCGTCAGCGTTGAGGGGAACATCTCAGATGCGCTTGATAAACTGGCCGCAATAGTAACTCCGAAAGAAGGTTTGGATGCCGCTGACCGGAAAATCAGGAACCTGCTCAAGGAAGAGCTCGAGGATGGGGCACATGCCGATGCATATCCCGTCAAACCGCAGCGACTTGTATCCGATATCCGTGCAGCTATGGGGGATTCGGACATCGCGCTGGTTGATACCGGCTCCCTGAAAATGTGGATGGCCCGTCTCTATCCGACGAATCAGCCGAATACTTGCGTGATCTCGAATGGTTTATCAACGATGGCATTTGCTGTGCCCGGTGCAATCGGCGCGAAGCTAGCTTATCCTGACCGGAAAGTGCTCGCCGTGACAGGTGATGGCAGTTTTCTGATGAATTCCCAGGAGTTGGAGACTGCGATACGTGAGCATATTCCGTTCGTCGTACTTATTTGGGTTGACGGTGCCTATGGCCTGATCAAATGGAAGATGGACTTGGAACTGGGTCATCATTCCTTTGTCGATTTCGGTAACCCGGACTTTGTCAAGTACGCTGAGAGCTTTGGGGCTAAGGGCTATTTCATTGAGGCGGCGGCTGACCTCTTACCAACGCTCAAGAAAGCACTTGCCGAAGACGTGGTCTCAGTGGTTGTCTGTCCGGTCGACTATTCCGAGAATATTAAGCTCACCAACAAGTTGGGTCAACTGATGCAGCCTATTTAA
- the cdhC gene encoding CO dehydrogenase/CO-methylating acetyl-CoA synthase complex subunit beta, producing the protein MAEFPFEISPMFEGERVRKDGMFVELGGPKSMGLELVRAKDLDEIEDDKVTIVGPDLKEMEEGKTYPWAMIFNIGGELVEADLESVVERRVHDFVNYCQGIMHLNQRYDVWMRVSKDTAAKMDSFDSFGKAVMMLFKTELPFIEKMQVTFYTDEAEVEKQLEEAKEIFKIRDARTKDLHDEDVDVFYGCTLCQAFAPTNVCVVSPDRISLCGAINWFDGRAAAKVDPEGPQFAIEKGELINADTGEYSGVNEIAKKLSSGEYDKINLHSFFEYPHTSCGCFEVVGFYIPEVDGIGWVNREYQGMAPNGLGFSTMAGQTGGGKQVVGFLGIGVNYFYSPKFIQADGGWNRVVWLPAMLKEKIAETIPEDIKDKIATENDATDIESLKAFLQEKNHPVVANWASEEEEEEEEEEEEEEAAVSAAPMMMPSAGFQMPAMASMPMMSGGTGGIKLTFKNAKISIDKMIVSEKKENK; encoded by the coding sequence ATGGCAGAATTCCCATTTGAGATTTCCCCAATGTTTGAGGGAGAAAGAGTACGAAAGGATGGAATGTTTGTTGAACTCGGTGGTCCAAAGTCCATGGGTCTGGAACTTGTCCGTGCAAAAGATCTTGACGAGATCGAAGATGACAAGGTTACAATTGTTGGTCCTGATCTCAAAGAAATGGAAGAGGGTAAAACCTACCCCTGGGCAATGATTTTCAACATCGGTGGAGAACTTGTTGAAGCTGACCTTGAGTCTGTCGTTGAAAGGCGTGTCCACGACTTCGTTAACTACTGCCAGGGCATTATGCACCTGAACCAGAGGTACGACGTCTGGATGAGAGTTTCCAAGGATACAGCTGCAAAAATGGATTCCTTCGATTCCTTCGGCAAAGCTGTCATGATGCTTTTCAAGACCGAGCTTCCCTTTATTGAGAAGATGCAGGTTACCTTCTACACCGACGAGGCTGAAGTCGAAAAACAACTGGAAGAAGCAAAGGAAATCTTCAAGATAAGAGACGCCAGGACAAAGGACCTCCACGATGAGGATGTCGATGTCTTCTATGGATGTACCCTCTGTCAGGCTTTTGCTCCCACCAACGTCTGTGTTGTTTCTCCAGACAGAATCTCCCTCTGCGGTGCAATCAACTGGTTCGACGGCCGCGCAGCCGCAAAAGTAGACCCAGAAGGTCCGCAGTTCGCAATTGAAAAGGGTGAACTTATCAATGCCGATACCGGTGAATACTCCGGTGTCAATGAGATTGCCAAGAAACTTTCCAGTGGTGAATATGACAAGATCAACCTCCACTCCTTCTTCGAATACCCGCACACTTCTTGTGGTTGCTTTGAAGTAGTCGGATTCTATATCCCTGAGGTTGACGGTATTGGCTGGGTTAACAGAGAATACCAGGGAATGGCACCCAATGGTCTTGGTTTCTCAACAATGGCTGGTCAGACAGGTGGCGGAAAGCAGGTCGTAGGTTTCCTCGGTATTGGTGTCAACTACTTCTACTCTCCAAAGTTCATCCAGGCTGACGGTGGCTGGAACAGAGTTGTCTGGCTCCCAGCTATGCTCAAGGAGAAGATTGCCGAAACCATTCCTGAAGACATTAAAGACAAGATCGCAACTGAGAACGATGCAACTGATATTGAATCTCTGAAGGCTTTCCTGCAGGAGAAGAACCACCCGGTCGTTGCTAACTGGGCATCTGAGGAAGAAGAGGAAGAAGAAGAGGAAGAGGAAGAAGAGGAAGCAGCTGTTTCAGCAGCTCCAATGATGATGCCATCTGCTGGCTTCCAGATGCCTGCAATGGCTTCCATGCCAATGATGTCTGGTGGCACCGGTGGAATAAAACTGACCTTCAAGAACGCCAAGATCTCCATTGACAAAATGATCGTCAGCGAGAAGAAGGAAAATAAATAA
- a CDS encoding malic enzyme-like NAD(P)-binding protein — protein MYVAGVQFPPVHYNGDIFLPGQANKFYIYPAVGLTVYVTRAKRITNEIFTEAAKVTARPGDR, from the coding sequence ATTTATGTAGCCGGTGTTCAATTCCCTCCAGTTCATTATAACGGTGACATTTTTCTGCCCGGGCAAGCGAACAAATTTTACATATATCCGGCGGTTGGCCTCACGGTCTACGTCACGCGAGCAAAGCGCATCACTAACGAGATATTCACCGAGGCCGCGAAGGTGACAGCCAGACCAGGTGACCGATGA
- the cdhD gene encoding CO dehydrogenase/acetyl-CoA synthase subunit delta yields MAKKVKLSDMTDMFKDMEILALEGVTIEGDIELDLSGLGGGFDPMLAALLGQENAVLAQHFARLASMFGVPVGFGAPAAGAPAISPALAAPKLKDLIPAKFDVANIAEWASQIQEVPIGNTSADGGSRGKRVMLGGEKALPFFPDAPMPNRNQVTIDVFDMRIGLAKAVKVNYDEVMDSPGEWAKKNVEKFNADMITIHLISTDPLIKDTPAKEAAKTVEEVLQAVDVPIAIGGSGNPQKDPEVLAKAAEVAEGERCLIASASLNLDYAKIAEAALKYDHDVLSWTQLDMNSQKELNRKLMKQCNVPRDRIIMDPTTAALGYGLDYAYTNMERIRLAALMGDDELTFPMSSGTTNAWGARESWMVSSPLKEDSDWGPREYRGPIWEIITGLSLAIAGNDLFMMMHPTSVAVLKQITQTLFGSMEAEPVDIANWIGAEV; encoded by the coding sequence ATGGCAAAGAAAGTTAAGTTATCAGATATGACAGACATGTTCAAGGACATGGAGATATTGGCCCTTGAAGGTGTAACCATTGAAGGGGACATTGAGCTTGATCTTAGTGGACTCGGAGGTGGCTTTGACCCGATGCTTGCTGCTCTCCTTGGGCAGGAGAATGCAGTACTTGCACAGCACTTCGCAAGACTTGCTAGCATGTTTGGTGTCCCTGTAGGTTTTGGTGCCCCTGCCGCTGGTGCTCCTGCAATTTCTCCTGCTCTTGCAGCCCCGAAACTTAAGGATCTCATTCCTGCCAAATTCGATGTTGCAAACATTGCAGAATGGGCAAGCCAGATTCAGGAAGTCCCAATAGGCAACACCTCTGCCGACGGCGGCAGCCGTGGCAAGAGGGTCATGCTCGGTGGCGAGAAAGCTCTTCCTTTCTTCCCTGACGCCCCAATGCCCAACAGGAACCAGGTTACCATTGATGTATTCGATATGAGAATTGGTCTTGCAAAAGCTGTCAAGGTGAACTATGATGAAGTAATGGACAGCCCTGGAGAATGGGCAAAGAAGAATGTTGAGAAGTTCAACGCCGACATGATTACAATCCACCTGATCTCAACAGACCCACTGATTAAGGATACACCTGCAAAGGAAGCAGCCAAGACTGTAGAAGAAGTACTGCAGGCTGTTGATGTTCCAATCGCAATCGGCGGTTCAGGTAATCCACAGAAAGACCCCGAGGTTCTTGCAAAAGCTGCCGAAGTTGCCGAAGGCGAGCGCTGCCTCATTGCATCTGCCAGCCTGAACCTCGACTATGCCAAGATTGCGGAAGCTGCATTAAAGTATGACCACGATGTTCTGTCCTGGACCCAGCTTGATATGAACTCACAGAAAGAACTTAACAGGAAGCTCATGAAGCAGTGCAACGTTCCAAGAGACAGGATCATCATGGACCCAACCACTGCCGCCCTCGGTTATGGTCTCGACTATGCCTACACCAACATGGAGCGTATCCGCCTTGCCGCCCTTATGGGTGACGATGAACTGACTTTCCCAATGTCTTCTGGTACCACTAACGCCTGGGGTGCCCGTGAGTCCTGGATGGTTAGCTCCCCACTGAAGGAAGATTCTGACTGGGGTCCCAGAGAGTACAGAGGTCCTATCTGGGAAATCATTACAGGTCTGTCCCTTGCCATTGCAGGAAACGACCTCTTCATGATGATGCACCCAACATCAGTTGCTGTCCTGAAGCAGATTACCCAGACATTATTTGGTTCAATGGAGGCAGAGCCTGTTGACATTGCTAACTGGATCGGAGCGGAGGTGTAA
- a CDS encoding bifunctional 2-polyprenyl-6-hydroxyphenol methylase/3-demethylubiquinol 3-O-methyltransferase UbiG — protein MQPQNIFDNEVFFQGYKKLRENPNSANILEEKPAIFSLLPELTGKKVLDLGCGYGENCNMFSKMGANKVVGIDVSSKMLAIANNDNSGDNIFYENMCMEDIFCINEKFDVVVSSLAVHYINDFNKLVCNVNSLLKDNGIFVFSQEHPLTTAPKNGARWFKNVDGRIAHYVLTDYATSGERTVSWIVDGITKYHRTFSDIVNALIDAGFIIEKMLEPVPTKEIIERDPSSAKDLHKPNFLVTRARKK, from the coding sequence ATGCAACCACAAAATATATTTGATAATGAAGTTTTTTTTCAGGGCTATAAAAAGCTTCGCGAAAATCCTAACAGCGCAAATATATTGGAAGAAAAACCAGCTATTTTTAGTCTTCTACCAGAATTGACAGGGAAAAAAGTACTGGATTTAGGTTGCGGTTATGGGGAAAATTGCAACATGTTTTCCAAAATGGGTGCTAATAAGGTAGTCGGTATAGATGTTTCTTCAAAAATGCTTGCTATCGCCAATAATGATAACAGTGGAGATAATATTTTTTATGAGAATATGTGTATGGAAGATATCTTCTGCATTAATGAGAAGTTTGACGTAGTTGTAAGCTCTTTGGCAGTGCATTATATTAATGATTTTAATAAATTGGTTTGTAATGTGAACTCATTGTTGAAAGATAATGGCATTTTTGTTTTTTCTCAGGAACATCCGCTTACAACAGCACCAAAAAACGGTGCGAGATGGTTTAAAAATGTAGATGGAAGGATCGCTCACTATGTATTGACCGATTATGCGACCAGTGGAGAGCGAACTGTATCGTGGATAGTGGACGGGATAACGAAATACCATAGGACTTTTTCGGATATTGTCAACGCCTTAATTGATGCTGGCTTCATTATCGAAAAAATGCTGGAACCCGTTCCTACAAAGGAAATAATCGAAAGAGATCCTTCTTCTGCAAAAGACTTACATAAACCCAACTTTTTAGTAACTAGAGCACGAAAGAAATAA